Within the Pseudarthrobacter sp. W1I19 genome, the region CCTTTGTTCCGGAGGGCCTGCGGCAGGCATTGATCACCGGCGGCCTCGCGCCGCTCGCGGGTCCGGCGGACGATGTGTACCGGGCGACGTTCAAGCGGGTGCGGGCACGGAACGCGGAGTACTTCACGTGGTACCCGGAGGACCGGGCCACCGTTGACAGGATCGCGCAGCACTTGCGGACCGTCCAGGAGCTCCTGCCCGACGGCGGCCCGCTCACCGTAGAGCGCTTCCAAATGGTGGGCGCCTTCCTGGGCGGCAACACCCGGGTGGACAGCCTCCACTACCTGCTGGAAGATGCGTTCGCTTGCTCTTCCGGCGGAGCCCGGCTAACGGATTCTTTCCTGGAGCAGGTACAGGGCATCGTCTCGCGCCGCTCCAACCCGCTCTATGCCCTCATGCACGAGTCCATCTACGGGCAGGGTGAAGCCACGCACTGGTCGGCGTGGCGGATACTGCGCGAGTTCCCCGAGTTCCAGCCGGATGCGGACCCGCTGCTGCTCACGGGCGAAATGGTCTATCCGTGGTACTTCGACCAGGACCCTGCCCTGCGCCCGCTGCGCGAAGTCGCCGAACTGCTGGCGGCCAAGCCGGACTGGAAACCGCTGTACGATGCCGGCCGGCTTGCCGCCAACACCGTGCCTGTCGCCGCCGCCGTCTACTCGGACGACATCTATGTGGACCGCAACCTCTCCCTGAAGACTGCCGCGGCGGTCCGCGGGCTGCAGGTCTGGGAAACGCCGGACTTCCACCATGACGGGATCGCCGACGACGGTGAGGGCATTTTCAACCGATTGATGGGAATGGTGCGCGGAGTCCGGGGGTGAGCCGCGGCGGGGCCGGTGGGCGCATTAGGGAGTCAGAGACTCCCGCCGCCGCGCCGCCCGTGTGACCATGGCGGCGCCGAGCACCGTGGCTCCTATTGCCGCACCGGCCATGTTCAGCCCCAGGTAGCCGGCCTGGCTGAGGACCAGGCCGGACGCGGCACCGCCCACCGCACCCGCGGCCCCCATCAGCATGTCGGAAACGCCCTGGACCACCACGCGGGACTCCTGGCCAACGCTCTCGGCAAGCAGGGTTGACCCGGAAATGGTGGACGCGGACCAACCCACGCCCAACAGGACCAGCCCCACCGCCACCGCCGTGGTGGAGTCCTGGCCGAATCCGGCAACGGCGACGGCCGTGATCATTGTCGCGAAGCCGATCATGATGGTCTCAGGTCTGCCGGCCTTGTCTGTCAGCCACCCCATCACGGGCGACAGCGCGAACATCCCGGCGATATGAAGGGAAATGGTGAAGCCGATGATCACCAGGACGTCGCCAGTGGCAGCATGGCCGGCGTGGCCAGGGCCGGCCAGAAGTTCCTGCAGATGAAGCGGCGTCATGGACATCACGCCCACCATCACCCCGTGCGCTCCCACCAGGGCGGCCACCGCCAGCAGGGCTGCCCGGGATGCGCGGATGGCCCGCATCCCCCGGACCAGTGACCCGGGTGCCCGGGCCTGCAGGGCTGCCGGCTGGTTGACGGGGTGGCCGGCGGGGTTGGCGGCCGGCTGGCCTGCGGGCTGGTTCAGTGATGGCACGGCGGCGAGTTCCCGGGCCAGCAGCAGGGGGTCCGGCCGAAGGCCGAAAAAGAGCAAGACGACGGCGAGCAGGAGTCCGGCGGCCGAGATCACAAAGGGACCCGCGACAGGAGGGAGGCCAAGGGCCTGGCCCACTGCGGCCCCGGGCTGGATCAGGTTGGGTCCGGTGACGGCTCCGACTGTCACGGCCCACACGACGGCGGACAATGCCCGGCCGCGGTGTTCGGCGTCCGCGAGGTCGACGGCGGCGAAGCGCGCCTGCAGGCTGGCGGCGGTGCCGATCCCTATGCCGGCTGCACCGAGGATGAGCAGGACGAAGAGGCCCGTGACAACGGACAGGACCATCAGCAGCGCGCCGGCCATGGCGGCCGACAGTCCAGCCACTTGGCCAATGCGGCGTCCCCGCCGGTCAGCCAGCGCGGCCAGGGGCAGGGCAGCCAGGGCAGCGCCGAGGGTCATGACGGTGGCGACGGCGCCGGCCCACGCACTGGAACCGGAGAGCTCCACGGCAAGGATGGACCCGATGGACACTGTGGCGCCGGTCCCGATCCCGCCAAACACCTGGGCTGCACTCAGCAGCACCACGGTGCGCCGCTGCACCTGGCGGACTCCGCTTTCGGTCATCAAAGTGCCGGCCATGATCCGAGCATAGACCCCGGCGGTTCCGTCTTGGAGTGTTTTTTAAGCAAGTAATCCCGGCCGCGGGGGCGGCCGGGACTACTCGTCTTTACAGTTGCAGAGCCTAACTAGTCGACGTCGCTGTGGCTCTTCCGGACGTCTTCCTCGAGGCGGGGATCGAGATGGGATTCCTTGGCCTTGGAGCTGAGGAGGCTGGCCACCACGGCGATCAGGATGGTACCAACGATGACTGCCAGGGACACGAAGGTGGGGATCTCAGGAGCCCACTCGATGTGCTTGCCACCGTTGATGAACGGCAGTTCGTTGACGTGCATGGCGTGCAGGACCAGCTTGACGCCGATGAACGCCAGGATGAAGGACAGTGCGTGCTTCAGGTAGATCAGGCGGTTCATCAGTCCACCCAGCAGGAAGTACAGCTGGCGCAGGCCCATCAGGGCGAAGAGGTTGGCCGTGAACACAATGAACGGGCTCTGGGTGAGACCGAAGATGGCGGGGATGGAGTCGACGGCGAAGAGCAGGTCGGTCATGCCGATGGTGATGAACACGATGACCATGGGGGTGAAGACCTTCTTGCCGTTCACCACGGTGCGGAGCTTGCCGCCGTCGTACTTCTCCGACATCGGGATGATCTTGCGGATCTTCGCGATGAGCGGGTTTTCCCGGTCCTCTTCGTCTTCGCCCTCATCCTGGGCCTGCTTCCAGGCGGTCCAGAGGAGGAAGGCGCCGAAGATGTAGAACACCCAGCTGAACTGTTCGATGACGATGGCGCCGAGCAGGATGAAGATGCCGCGCAGGATCAGGGCAATGATGATGCCCACCATCAGCACTTCCTGCTGGTACTTCCGGGGCACCGAGAACCTGGCCATGATGATGATGAAGACAAACAGGTTGTCGATGCTGAGGCTGTATTCAGTCACCCAGCCGGCGACGAACTGGCCGCCGTATTCCGGTCCGGTAAAGGCAAACATGGCGCCGGCGAACGCCAAGGCCAGGGAGACGTAGAACGCCACCCACAAGCCGGCTTCCTTCATGGAGGGTTCGTGGGGGCGGCGGACCACCAGGAGAAGGTCAATCAGGAGGATGAGGCCGAGGACGACAAAGGAGCCGACCTCGAACCAGACGGGCAAATCGAGCACAGGGTAGCCTTTCGCAGGGTACAGAGATGCGTTGTAAGTCTCTCCGGCCTGCCTGTGCACTTGGTGCTGAAGTGGCGGCCCGCTACGCCCGGCGGGGCAACCATGCCCTGCGTGTTGACGATCGTAGCGCTTGGGATACTCCCCTACGTGACGTTAACTGTACCCCAGGCGGCTGCCAGCCGCTCCCGGCTGCGTGTTTTGCGTCAGGCGTGTCCGGCGGCCTGCATCTGGCGCAGTTCCTTCTTCAGCTCGCTGACTTCGTCCCTGATGCGTGCCGCCACCTCGAACTGCAGCTCTGCTGCCGCCCCGTGCATCTGCTCGGTGAGTTGCTCGATGAGGCCCACCAGGTCCTCGGCGGGAGCCGCGGCGAGGCCGTCGGAACGCACCTGGGCGGCACCCTTGGCTGCGGCCTTGCGCTTGCCGCCCTTGGCCAGGCGGTTGTTGTTGAGCAGTTCCTGGGTGTCCGCGTCCTCCCGGGCCAGCTGGTCGGTGATGTCGGCGATCTTTTTCCGCAGCGGCTGCGGGTCCACACCGTTCTCTTTGTTGTAGGCCACCTGGATGGCGCGGCGCCGGTTGGTTTCGTCAATAGCGTTGGCCATGGAATCGGTGATCCGGTCCGCATACATGTGGACCTGGCCGGACACGTTGCGGGCTGCACGGCCGATGGTCTGGATCAGGGACGTGGAGGACCGGAGGAAGCCTTCCTTGTCCGCGTCCAGGATGCTGACCAGCGAGACTTCCGGCAGGTCAAGGCCTTCACGGAGCAGGTTGATGCCCACCAGCACGTCAAAGCTGCCCATGCGCAGTTCACGCAGCAGCTCCACCCGCCGCAGGGTATCGACGTCGGAGTGCAGGTATTCCACCTTGATGCCGTGCCCCAGGAGGTAGTCCGTGAGGTCCTCGGCCATGCGCTTGGTCAGCGTGGTGACCAGGACGCGTTCGTCCTTCTCCACCCTGGTCCTGATCTCTCCGAGGAGGTCGTCGATCTGGCCCTTGGTGGGTTTGACGATGACCTCGGGATCGATCAGGCCGGTGGGACGGATGATCTGCTGGACGTAGCCGTCGGCCTTGCCCAGCTCGTACTTGCCCGGGGTCGCGGAAAGGTAGACAGTCTGCCCGATGCGCTCCAGGAACTCGTCCCATTTCAGCGGCCGGTTGTCCATGGCGGAGGGAAGCCGGAAGCCGTGGTCCACCAGGGTGCGCTTGCGGGACATATCCCCTTCGTACATGGCCCCGATCTGCGGGATGGTCACGTGGGATTCGTCCACCACCAGCAGGAAGTCGTCCGGGAAGTAGTCGATGAGGCAGTGGGGGGCCGTGCCGCCGGCCCGCCCGTCGATGTGGCGTGAATAGTTTTCGATGCCGTTGCAGAAGCCCATCTGCTGCATCATTTCCAGGTCATAGGTGGTGCGCATCCGCAGGCGCTGCGCCTCCACGAGCTTGTTCTGTCCCTCCAGCACTGCCAGCCGGCTGGCCAGTTCGTCCTCAATGGACTTGATGGCGCGGGTCATCCGCTCCGGACCGGCCACATAATGCGAGGCCGGGAAGACGTACATCTCGGTCTCTTCCCGGATAACCTCGCCCGTGACGGGGTGCAGGGTGTAGATGTTCTCCACTTCGTCCCCGAAGAACTCGATCCGCAGGGCCAGTTCCTCGTACATGGGAATGATCTCGACTGTGTCCCCGCGCACCCGGAACGTACCGCGGTGGAAGTCCATGTCGTTGCGGGCGTACTGCATGGAAACGAACTTGCGCAGCAGCGCATCCCGGTTCATTTCCTGGCCCCTGCGCAGCGTGACCATGCCCGCGATGTACTCTTCGGGCGTGCCGAGGCCGTAGATGCAGGACACGGTGGCCACCACAATGACGTCCCGCCGGGTCAGGAGGGCGTTAGTTGCTGAGTGGCGAAGCCGCTCCACTTCCTCGTTGATGGAGGAGTCCTTCTCGATGAAGGTGTCCGTTTGCGGAACATAGGCTTCGGGCTGGTAGTAGTCGTAGTAGGAGACGAAGTACTCCACCGCGTTGTTGGGCAGCAGCTCCCGGAACTCGTTGGCCAGCTGCGCGGCGAGGGTCTTGTTCTGCACCATCACCAGGGTGGGGCGCTGGACCTGCTCGATCAGCCAGGCAGTGGTGGCGCTCTTGCCGGTACCGGTGGCGCCGAGCAGCACCACGTCCTTTTCACCGTTATTGATGCGCTCCGTCAGCTCCGCGATGGCGGCGGGCTGGTCGCCTGCCGGCTTGAACTCGCTGATCACCTCGAAGGGCGCTACTACACGATTGATCTCCTGCGCAAGGCTCATGGATCTAATCTACAACCGGGCACCGACACTGGAAGGGCCAGTCCGTTACGGGCGAACAAGCAGGGCAGGTCCAGGGCAAGGGTTCGACGACGGCGGGCCGGGACGGTGCCCGGGTTTCAGGACGTGTACGACGGCGGCTGCCAGCCGGAGGCTTTGGCCCACCGTTCCAGGGCTTCTTCGGCTGCGGTGAACCAGTCTTCCTTCGCCTCGGCGTAACCTGCCGTGGACCGGTCACCGGAGTGAGCGGCCGCCAGCCGTCGCTTCAGCGCAAGATATTCCGCGGCGGCTGCCGGTTCGGCGCGGAGCCAGTCCCGGAAGCACAGGGCGAAACGCCAGCCCGCGGAGCCCAGGGCCCGGATGTGGAGGTTCACGTCCCGCCCGGGGTCGGCGTTGACGTGGAAGCGCTTTTGCCAGTCTTCGCGGCTTGGGTGGCTGGGTTTGGGGGTGTCGGCGGTGATGCCGGGAACCACGGGGAACCCGGCGGCGGCCAGCGCGGGAGCCAGGGCATCGGCGGCATGAATGCCGGGCACGGTCAGCTGCAGGTCGATGACGTCCTTGGCCTCCAGACCGGGAACCGACGTGGAACCGATATGGTCCAGCCGCGCCGCGTCCCGCTGCTCCACGGGAAGGGCCTTGGCAATCCGGCTCATGAGCCGCTGGGCCTGCTGAGCCCACAGCGGATCCGAGGGCACCAGGACAGGTCCTCCGTGCCGTTTGGCGCGCGCTCCCGCCGCCAGGTTGCCGGCAAAGGGCACTAACCTCTGATCCCAGAGCCGGTCCACCTGGTCCACCAGGTCCTGCAGGCTGCCGGAGTTATGCAGGACGAGGTCGGCGGCGGCAAGCCGGTCCTCGCGGCTTGCCTGGGCCGCCATCCGTGAACGGGCAGTCTCCGCCGTCATCCCGCGGTGTTCCAGCATCCGCTGCAGCCTGATGTCCTCCGGCGCGTCCACCACCACAACGAGATGGAAGTCGCTGCCCTGCCCGGTCTCAACGAGGAGCGGAATATCCTGCACTACCACGGCGTCGTCATGCGCTGCCGCGACGATGGCCGCAGCGCGTGACCGGACCAGCGGATGGACGATCCCGTTCAGGACCGCCAGGCGCTCCGGGCTGCCGAACACCGCCTCGCCGAGCCTGGCGCGATTGAGGCGCCCGCCGCCGTCAAGCATCCCGCCGCCAAACTCGGCGACGATCCGTTGGAGGCCTTCGGTGCCGGGCTCCACCACTTCCCTCGCCAGCGCATCAGCATCCACCAGTACGGCACCGCGCTCCTTGAGCCGCGCCGCAGCGACTGACTTCCCTGATGCGATTCCGCCCGTCAACCCGATTTTCAGCACTCCACCACCTTATTCCCCACCGCTCCCCTGACCTCGCTCCGCTCGCCCAGGGAACCCTCGCGGCGTGGGCCCAACTAGACTTGGGCGGGTGCAAGAGAAAGAGAGCCGGGCCGCCAGCTACACCACGCTGGCTCCCGGCCCGGATTTCCGCCATGAGATTGAGATCAAACGCTCCCGGTTCATCACTGTCCTGCGCCGGGCCGGCACGGAAGAAACAGCCAGGGACGTGGTGGCAGGCCTCCGCCGGGAATTCCACGACGCCCGGCACCACTGCTCAGCCTTCATCATCGGCCCGGACCGGGACATCCAGCGCTCAAGCGACGACGGCGAACCGTCCGGGACGGCAGGCATCCCCATGCTTGAGGCGCTGGCCAAAAGGGAAACGGCACCCGGGGTGGCCGACCTCAGCGACGTCAGTGCCGTCGTCGTGCGCTACTTCGGCGGAGTCCTGCTGGGAGCCGGCGGCCTGGTCCGCGCGTACTCGGAGTCCGTTTCCTCGGCTCTGGCGCTGGTGCCCCTGGTGCGCCGGAGCCGGCTGCGGATCTGCGCAGCCGACGTACCGCATGCTGCTGCCGGCCGGCTGGAAAACGACCTCCGCGCCGCCGGCTTCGTGATGGCCGAAACAAGCTACACAGCCCGGCACACAGTCCTGCGCCTGGCCGTACCGGATGACGCTGCGGCCATCGCCGGCGCCGCGGAACGGCTGCAGCTATTGACGGCCGGAAAAACCGTCCTGACCCCCGAAGGAACGGAATGGGTGGATGCCCCGCTCCCTTGACGTGTCCCTCGCGGATGTGGATGAAACAGTCCTGGAGCAACTCCTGGAACTGGCCAAGCGCGACGCCTCCCCGGACGAGGTGGCTCCCCCGCTGGGCGGACCGGGCTGGAACCTGGAAAGGACAGCATGGTTCTTCAGCTACCACCGGGCCGCCGCACAGGGCCTCGACGGGGAAGCCGGCGAAAAAACCTGGGTCATCCTTGCCGGTGGCAGCCCCGCCGGTTCCATCCGGCTTAAACGTGTCGCTACCGGCAACGGCCGGAAAAGCGCGGAAACGGGGATCTGGCTGGGCAGAAGCTTCCGGTCCCGTGGCATCGGAAGTGCAGCCCTCCGCCTTGTCCTGGCCGAAGCGCGCCGGGCCGGATTGGCGGAAGTGACCGCCCGCACCCTGGCCGGGAACATTGGCGCACAGCGCCTCCTGACGGCGGCGGGGGCAGTGCTGACGTACGACGACGCCGGAACTGTACACGCCGTCGTCGTCCTCTAGGGAACCCCGCTGACCGGATTGCGCAACGTATGTGCCCTGGCTGGACTGCTGGCCCCCTAACAGCAGGCAGCACGGCGGCCCCGGCCAACAAAAGTTACGCATTTGGGTTCCGTATGCCGACGAAGGCCGTTAAAACAACAGACCCCCTGCCCGAAGGCAGGGGGTCCATTGTGTCAGCCCGGAAAGGGCCGGTGGCAATTAGTTGCCGGTCAGCTTCTCGCGGAGAGCAGCAAGTGCCTCGTCCGAAGCCAGGGTGCCGGCACCGGTGTCGGCGGCAGCAGGCTCGGAGGAGTAGCTGGTGGTGCCGGAATCGCTGTCACCGGACGTTGCAGCTGCAGCGTCGTCGGCAGCGTGCTGGGCAACCTGCTTCTTGTGTGCTTCCCAGCGGGTCTGGGCGTCAGCGTACTGCTGCTCCCAGGCGGCGCGCTGGTTCTCGTAGCCCTCGAGCCATTCGTTGGACTCGGGATCGAAGCCCTCGGGGTACTTGTAGTTGCCCTCTTCGTCGTACTCTGCGGCCATGCCGTAGAGAGCCGGATCGAATTCGGTGCTGTCGGCGTCGACGCCCTCGTTGGCCTGCTTGAGGGAGAGGGAGATACGGCGGCGCTCGAGGTCGATGTCGATGACCTTGACGAACAGCTCGTCGCCAACGGAGACAACCTGCTCTGCCAGCTCCACGTGGCGGACAGCCAGCTCGGAGATGTGGACCAGGCCTTCGATGCCGTCTTCGACGCGGACGAACGCACCGAACGGAACGAGCTTGGTGACCTTACCCGGAACAACCTGGCCGAGGGCGTGGGTGCGGGCGAAGGTCTGCCACGGGTCTTCCTGCGTAGCCTTGAGCGACAGGGAGACACGCTCGCGGTCCAGGTCCACCTCGAGAACCTCGACGGTGACTTCCTGGCCAACTTCGACAACCTCGGACGGGTGGTCGATGTGCTTCCAGGACAGCTCGGAAACGTGAACCAGGCCGTCTACGCCGCCCAGGTCCACGAAGGCACCGAAGTTGACGATGGAGGAAACGACGCCGGGACGGACCTGGCCCTTTTCCAGCTTGTTGAGGAACGTGGAGCGGACCTCGGACTGGGTCTGCTCGAGCCATGCACGGCGGGACAGGACCACGTTGTTGCGGTTCTTGTCCAGCTCGATGATCTTGGCTTCGATCTGCTGGCCGATGTACGGAGCCAGGTCGCGCACACGGCGCATCTCGACGAGGGATGCGGGCAGGAAGCCGCGCAGGCCGATGTCGAGGATAAGACCACCCTTGACGACCTCGATGACGGTACCGGTGACAACACCGTCTTCTTCCTTGACCTTCTCGATGTCGCCCCAGGCACGCTCGTACTGAGCGCGCTTCTTGGAGAGGATCAGGCGGCCTTCTTTGTCTTCCTTGGTGAGCACCAGGGCTTCGACCTGATCGCCAACGGAGACAACGTCTCCGGGATCAACGTCGTGCTTGATGGAAAGCTCGCGGGAGGGGATGACACCTTCGGTCTTGTAACCGATGTCGAGCAGAACTTCGTCGCGGTCGACCTTGACGACGGTACCTTCGACGAGATCTCCGTCGTTGAAGTACTTGATGGTCGCGTCGACTGCTGCGAGGAAGTCCTCAGCGGTACCGATGTCGTTAATGGCGACTACGGGGGTACCGGGCTTCTCGGTGGAGGTGATGGTCATGTAGTAGGGGCTCCGTTGTGGATAGTTAGTCGGTCAGGTGACCACCACTTCCGGGTACTGACCTGGAGGCGGAGCGCGGCGGATTGCCGGGTCATCCTGATTGCGTGGCGTTCAAATGCGAACCAAAGCGATGCACACGTAACACACGCCCGTTTATTCTAGTCGCTGCCCGCAACACGGGTCAAAAGCGGCCGTGCTGCTTCCCGGGTGTGGGAGTCAGAAGTGCGTCAGGCAGTGCGTGGACCGTTCGACGCCGAACATCTGGCGGGCCGTCAGCGCCGAGCCCGGCGAGTTCTCCCCGATGCGTCCTGCCGCTGCCAGCGTGACCGGGCATACGGCGCCCAGGTAGATGGAGGACAGGGCGGAGATGTCCAGGGACAGGTCCGCCGCGGCACCTTCCGGAAGGCGTTCGACGGCGGCCTGGCCGCCGACGACGTCGAGGGCGAACGTTCCCGCCGTGAGGCCGAGGGGGTCGTTGACTTCGAGGACCAGCCGGCCGTCTGCCGGGTAGTGCCTGGCTTCCAGCGCCTGGGCGGCGTCCAGGATGCGAAGCCACAGCATGTCCCGGCTGTCCGAGGAAACGATGCAACGGGGGTCGGTCAGCGCCCAGGCCAGCGGGTCATCCAGTGGCGCTTCGGACCAGGAGACCCGCTCCACGAGATCGATGGCGCCGAGGAACTGCCAGAGTTCGAGGTAGGCACTGTTTCCGGCCGCCACGAGGTCAACCACTTCCACCGTGTAGGGCTCAGTGTCCCAGCCAAGGAATTTATAGGACACGTAGCCATCGGGAATTCCGTCAGCTGAATAGTGCAGGGCCACCTTGATGGCAGGATCCTCCTTGCCTTCCCGGCCAAGGGAACCCGATGCCAGCTGCCGGTACCAGTCCTGCCGGCTGATGGAGCCGGGCGTGAGCCGGTGCACGCGGCCGAAGATTTCCGGCGCGAGTTCCAGCAGTACCTTGGGATCTGCGATCTCAACATTGCCCACGGGCTGGTGCCTCACACTGAACCGGGCCGTGGTGTCCACATGGACCTTGCGTTCGAAGCTGGCCACGCCGTACCCGAAGCGGCCGTAGATGGTTCCTTCCGAGGCGGTCAGGGCGGCCATGGCAACGCCGTCTTCTTTGGCCAGGCGCAGGTCCTCGCTCATCATCCGGCGCAGCAGGCCGCGCCGGCGGTGCGAGGTGCGGACGGTCACTGCCGTAACGAGCTGGCTTTCCAGCATGCGGCCAAAGCCGATGTTGAGGCTTTTCCGGAAGGTGGCAAAGGTGGCCACGGGAACGTCCGCGGGCAGCGACGCCTGTGCCACCTCTCCCGTCTGGTAGGCCCCGGTCAGCACCCGGCCGTCGGCTTCGTAGGTGGTGAGCGCCTTTGCCACGTGCTCGGGTGTCCGCGTGGATTCGTGGAAACCGAAGGCCACGGCCCGGACCCACGTGGCAGCTTCGTCATAGCCGTCGTTGCCTTCGGACACCGCAGGGAAGCGCCGGATCTCATAGTTACCGCTCAGTTCAGCCACCCGCCCGAGCCTAGCCAATAATTCCCCGGACCCGCCAGCAGCGACACACGTCCGCGGGAGGTTTGAGCTGGCGGACGCCGGTGGCGCAGGAAGATCCGCGGTCTTCCTGCGCCACCGGTCGGCGTCGGGATTTCTAGTGCCCGGCGTCGTACCAGCTGGGCCCAACACCGATCTGGACCTCCAGCGGAACGCTCAGGTCCGCGGCTGCGGCCATCTGATCGGTGACCAGCTTCTCCACTGCTTCCCGCTCCCCTGCGGCCACTTCCAGGACCAGTTCGTCGTGGACCTGCAGCAGCATCCGGGACTTCAGTCCCTGGGACTGAAGCTCCCCATGCACGCCGAGCATGGCCCGTTTGATGATGTCCGCGGCCGAGCCCTGGATGGGGCTGTTCAGCGCGATCCTTTCGGCGTTTTCCCGGAGCTGCCGGTCAGTGCTGGTGAGATCGGGCAGGTACCGCCGGCGTCCCTCGATGGTCGCCGTGTAACCGTCCACGCGGGCCTGGTCCACCACGCCCCGCAGGTAGTCGCGGACCGCGCCGAACCGGTCGAAGTAGTCCTTCATCAGGGTGCGGGCCTCGTCCACGGAAATCTCCAGCTGCTTGGACAGGCCGAACGAGGTCAGCCCGTAGGCCAGGCCGTAGGACATGGCCTTCACCTTGGAGCGCATGGCGCTGGTGACTTCCTCGGTGGGCACGTGGAAGATGTTCGAGCCCACGAAGCGGTGCAGGTCCTCACCGTCCTTGTACGCCTGGATCAGGCCCGCATCCCCGGAGAGATGGGCCATGATGCGCATTTCGATCTGGGAGTAATCCGCGGAGAGCAGGCACTCGTAGCCGTCGCTGACCACAAAAATCCCGCGGACGCGCCGGCCTTCCTCACTGCGGATGGGGATGTTCTGGAGGTTCGGGTTGTTGGACGAGATCCGCCCCGTTGCCGCCACGTTCTGGGCGTACGTGGTATGGATCCGGGCGTCCTCGGCCACCGACTTCTTCAACGACTCCAGCATCTGCCGCAGCTTGGCAGCCTCACGGTGGGCCATGAGCTGGACCAGGAACTCGTGGCCGGTTTTCTCCAGGAGATTCTTCAGGGAGGCGGCATCGGTGGTGTAGCCGGACTTGATCTTTTTGGTCTTGGGCAGCTGGAGTTCCTCGAACAGCACTGTCTGCAGTTGCTTGGGCGACCCGAGGTTCACCTCGTGGCCGATCGCGGCGAACGCCTGTTCCTGGGCGTTGTCGATGACCCTTGCAAGGTCTGCAATCTGCTCGTCCATCCGGGCCATATCGATCCCGATGCCCGCCAGCTCCATGTCGGCCAGCACACGGCTGACCGGGAGTTCGAGCGTGGAGAGCAGTTCCTCGGCCCGGCGCTCCTTCAGTTCCGCTTCAAAGAACCTGCTCAGTTCAAGGACGACGGCGGCGGCCTGCACCAGCGCGCCGGCGGCGGCTTCGTCGTCGCCGTCGAAGGACAACTCCAGCTGGCCCGCCTTAGCGGTGGCAGCCGGGATGCCGACGTTGAGGTGGTGCTGGGCGAGTTCGGCGAGCTCGTAGGTGCGCCGGTCCGGCTCGATGAGGTAACCGGAAATGGAGGTGTCGTCCACTACCCCGTCCAGCTCCAGCCCCCGGGAAGTCAGGGCTTTCAGCGCGGCCTTGAACCCGTGCATCACCTTGGGCGACTCGGGGTCACGCAGCCAGCCGGCAAGGACGTTTTCGGCATCTGCCTCCTGGGCGGCGAGGTCGATGTACGCGGCGGCGCCGTCGCGGACGATGGCCAGCCCGGCAGCGTCCTCGCCGATCCTTCCGGGAACCAGGTCCACGGCGAGGGCGGACCGCTGGCCGGCGCCCGCCGCCAGGAAAGCGTTCAGTTCCGCAGCGCCCGACGGCGTGATGAAGTCAGGCGTTTCGATGCTGGCGCGCTCGGGGGCGGGGGTGTCGTCGTCGCCATAGAGGGCGAAGAGGCGGCCGCGGATGGCTTTGAACTCGAGTTGGTCGAACAGATCCTCAAGGGCTGCCTGGTCGGGTCGGGGCTGGTACAGGTCATCGAGGGTGACGGGCAGTTCCAGGTCTGCGTGGAGCCTGTTCAGGCGGCGGTTCCGCTTGACCGCTTCCACGTTCTCGCGCAGCGCGTCGCCCACCTTGCCGCCGATGGCGTCGAGGTTTTCCAGTACGCCCTCAAGGCCGCCGTAGAGGTTGATCCACTTGGCGGCCGTCTTGGGTCCCACGCCGGGCACGCCCGGAAGGTTGTCCGCCGTCTCCCCCACCAGCGCTGCGAGGTCGGAGTAGCGGGCCGGGCTGACGAAGTATTTTGCCTCAATGGCGGCGGCGTCCATTTTGGGGATGTCGCTGACGCCCTTCTTCGGGTAAAGGACAAACACGTTGTCCGTGATCAGCTGGAACGCGTCGCGGTCGCCGGTGACCAGCAGGACTTCGAAGCCGGCC harbors:
- the coaE gene encoding dephospho-CoA kinase, with amino-acid sequence MLKIGLTGGIASGKSVAAARLKERGAVLVDADALAREVVEPGTEGLQRIVAEFGGGMLDGGGRLNRARLGEAVFGSPERLAVLNGIVHPLVRSRAAAIVAAAHDDAVVVQDIPLLVETGQGSDFHLVVVVDAPEDIRLQRMLEHRGMTAETARSRMAAQASREDRLAAADLVLHNSGSLQDLVDQVDRLWDQRLVPFAGNLAAGARAKRHGGPVLVPSDPLWAQQAQRLMSRIAKALPVEQRDAARLDHIGSTSVPGLEAKDVIDLQLTVPGIHAADALAPALAAAGFPVVPGITADTPKPSHPSREDWQKRFHVNADPGRDVNLHIRALGSAGWRFALCFRDWLRAEPAAAAEYLALKRRLAAAHSGDRSTAGYAEAKEDWFTAAEEALERWAKASGWQPPSYTS
- a CDS encoding YigZ family protein; translation: MQEKESRAASYTTLAPGPDFRHEIEIKRSRFITVLRRAGTEETARDVVAGLRREFHDARHHCSAFIIGPDRDIQRSSDDGEPSGTAGIPMLEALAKRETAPGVADLSDVSAVVVRYFGGVLLGAGGLVRAYSESVSSALALVPLVRRSRLRICAADVPHAAAGRLENDLRAAGFVMAETSYTARHTVLRLAVPDDAAAIAGAAERLQLLTAGKTVLTPEGTEWVDAPLP
- a CDS encoding GNAT family N-acetyltransferase yields the protein MPRSLDVSLADVDETVLEQLLELAKRDASPDEVAPPLGGPGWNLERTAWFFSYHRAAAQGLDGEAGEKTWVILAGGSPAGSIRLKRVATGNGRKSAETGIWLGRSFRSRGIGSAALRLVLAEARRAGLAEVTARTLAGNIGAQRLLTAAGAVLTYDDAGTVHAVVVL
- the rpsA gene encoding 30S ribosomal protein S1 — its product is MTITSTEKPGTPVVAINDIGTAEDFLAAVDATIKYFNDGDLVEGTVVKVDRDEVLLDIGYKTEGVIPSRELSIKHDVDPGDVVSVGDQVEALVLTKEDKEGRLILSKKRAQYERAWGDIEKVKEEDGVVTGTVIEVVKGGLILDIGLRGFLPASLVEMRRVRDLAPYIGQQIEAKIIELDKNRNNVVLSRRAWLEQTQSEVRSTFLNKLEKGQVRPGVVSSIVNFGAFVDLGGVDGLVHVSELSWKHIDHPSEVVEVGQEVTVEVLEVDLDRERVSLSLKATQEDPWQTFARTHALGQVVPGKVTKLVPFGAFVRVEDGIEGLVHISELAVRHVELAEQVVSVGDELFVKVIDIDLERRRISLSLKQANEGVDADSTEFDPALYGMAAEYDEEGNYKYPEGFDPESNEWLEGYENQRAAWEQQYADAQTRWEAHKKQVAQHAADDAAAATSGDSDSGTTSYSSEPAAADTGAGTLASDEALAALREKLTGN
- a CDS encoding GNAT family N-acetyltransferase, whose protein sequence is MAELSGNYEIRRFPAVSEGNDGYDEAATWVRAVAFGFHESTRTPEHVAKALTTYEADGRVLTGAYQTGEVAQASLPADVPVATFATFRKSLNIGFGRMLESQLVTAVTVRTSHRRRGLLRRMMSEDLRLAKEDGVAMAALTASEGTIYGRFGYGVASFERKVHVDTTARFSVRHQPVGNVEIADPKVLLELAPEIFGRVHRLTPGSISRQDWYRQLASGSLGREGKEDPAIKVALHYSADGIPDGYVSYKFLGWDTEPYTVEVVDLVAAGNSAYLELWQFLGAIDLVERVSWSEAPLDDPLAWALTDPRCIVSSDSRDMLWLRILDAAQALEARHYPADGRLVLEVNDPLGLTAGTFALDVVGGQAAVERLPEGAAADLSLDISALSSIYLGAVCPVTLAAAGRIGENSPGSALTARQMFGVERSTHCLTHF